The nucleotide window GGCCTGCAAGACGGCGCGCTGGTCCCCGAAGACGAGACGACCGCAAACCGCTTTGCCGCCGTCAACGCCCACGGCCGCCGGCTGCTGCGCCCGGATGACTTTGATGCGATCCTGTTCATGGGGGCGCGAACCCGCGTCAACTGGATCTTCGCCGAGTTCCTGCACCGCGCCCAGACCCCCGACCTGTTCCTCTCCACCGGCGTGCGCCGCGAGATCATTCGCGCCCATCTGGCCGATCAGCGCGCCTATGGGTTTGCGCAGGCCTTCGCGGCGCAGGGCAAGGCGCGGATCCTGTTCGCGCCGGTCTCCTTTCCGACCGAGGGGATCAGCACCGAGTTTCTGGACAGCTGCCCGGATGCCATCCACGGCACCGCCGACCAGCGCGCCGCGATCTGGGCACTCTTCCGCGAGGTGATGGCCGAAGACACGATCACCTTGCTGCCGCAGGCCGAACGCAGCGTGACCCGAGGCTGCTTTACTGCCGCCGCCTATGCAACGCGCCGCGCCACCGAACGCGGCGACAGCACGCACAAGAACGGCGCCTATGGCCGGCTGGTGCTGCGCAGTCTGATGCGGGCGCTTGCGCCGCTTCGCAAAACCGACGAACAGGCGGCATAAGGCTGCCGAGACATGCCATGCGCAGCCGCAACACCCGGCCGGGCAAAACTGGACAGGAAGGACGCTTAGAGATGGAACTGAACCGACGCCCGGTCGCCTCGCTGTGGATCGGCGAGCGCCTGCACTACCTCAACCAGCTGTGCCTCAAGTCGCATCTGCTGCAGGGGCATCCCACCACGCTCTACTGCACCGATGACGTGAAGAACGCGCCCGAGGGGGTGGAACTGCGCCCCGCCTCGGACATCATGGATATCGACATGAAGGTGGTCAAGGAAACCTCGGCCTCGTTCCTGTCGAACGTGTTCCGCTACAAGATGATCCGCAAGACCGGCGCGATCTGGATTGATTGCGATGCCTTCTGCCACCGGCCCTTCCCCGAGGACATGGACTATGTCTTCGGCGGCCACGGCATGATCGGCGCGCTGAACTGCGGCGTGGTCGGCCTGCCGCAGGACTGCGCGTTGATGGATGCGCTGCTGGACTATTACGACAACCTGCCCGCCTATCCCGAATGGTGGCCGAAACGCCTGCGCAAGAAGATGGATGCGCTGGACCCCGCCGTGCCGCTGTCGATCCGCATCTACGAGGTGGAGCGCACGGCCTTCGGCCCGCAGGCCTTCACCCATTTCGCCAAGAAGACCGGCGATTTCGAGAAGGCCGCCCCGCGCGAGGTGCTCTATCCGGTGCCGTTCCAGCTCAATGACGTGTTCTACGATCCCTATGGCCGGGTCGAGGGGCATTTCACCGATAAGACGCTGTCGGTCCATCTCTACACCAACGGCACCAAGCCCTACTGGCGCAAGAACCCGCCTCTGCCCGGCAGCTATGCCGCGCGGATGTGCGAGGAGGTGGGCATCGACCCCGCGGCGGCGCTGGAGGAATAGGCAGCGTCCCCCGGAGGGCTGCCGCCTTGCCGCGGCATCGACGGTTGCGGCAAGGCCCAGGCAACTGCCGCGATGCGGCAGGGGCCGCCGCCATTGCCGGGCCGGGGCCGCTATGCCATTCTGCACAAAAGCGGAAAACGGGGCGGCGGGCATGGAGAACGGCATCATCGACGCGACCAGGGCCCCCGGCGCCGCGGTGACGATGGTCAAGAACGACCACTTCTTCCTGCGCCGCTGGCTGGCCTATTACGGAGCGCAGTTCGGGCGTGAGAACCTCTTCGTGCTCAGTCACGGCAATGACCCCGAGATCCGCGAGATCGCCGTCGGCGCCAATGTCATCAACGTGCCCTATGACCCGACCCGCACCAAGTTCGACCGCCGCCGGTGGGAACTGCTGTCGAATTTTACGAACGGCCTGCTGCGCTACTACACTTGGGTCCTGTGCGGCGATGTCGATGAGGTGGTGCTGGTCGATCCCGCGGTTGCGCCGGACCTGCTGACCTACCTGAACGGGATACCGTCCCGCCAGATGCCGCAGGTCGCCTGCCCGCTGGGCCTCGAGATCATCCACAACCCCACTCTGGAGCCCCTGCCGCTGGACGACGGCGCCAGCGTGTTGTCGCGGCGGCGGCTGTTCCGGCTGAACGCCAATTACTCCAAGCCCTGCCTGACGCGGGTGCCGCTGATGTTCTCGCCCGGCGGGCATTCGTGCAGCATCAACCGGCGCGGGGTCGATCCGAACCTCTATCTGATCCACCTGCGCTTCGTCAGCCATGACATCACCCTCGCCCGGCTGGAAAGTCGCCGCCAGATGAAGGCGCAGGAGGCGGAAACCACCGAGGGCAAGCCCCGCCGCTCGATCTGGGAGCGCGACGCCGAAAGCTACCTTGCGCTGTCCAGGCTGGAGCCGGTGGCGGAAACCGTGGATTTCACCGAGTTCCGCCGCCGCATGGTGGATGAGAAGCGCGAGGTCACGCCGGGCGGCCACTGGTTCTTCGGCGGCGGGCGCAGCAAGGAGCTGTACCGGCTGCCGGAACGGTTCACGGGGCTGGTGTAAAGAAGGGGGGCGCTGCCCCCCCGTCCTTCGGACTCCCCCCGGGATATTTTCGCCAGCAAGAAGCCGCAGGGTTCAGAAGAACGCCTGCAGCCCGGTGATCGCGCGGCCCAGGATCAGCGCGTGCACGTCATGGGTGCCCTCATAGGTGTTGACCGTTTCAAGGTTCACCATGTGGCGCATGATCTGGAAATCTTCCTGGATGCCGTTGCCGCCATGCATGTCACGCGACATGCGGGCGATCTCCAGCGCCTTGCCGCAATTGTTGCGCTTGACCAGCGAGATCATCTCGGGCGCCGCCTCGGCCGCGTCCATCAGCCGGCCCACGCGCAGGCTGGCCTGCAGGCCAAGGCTGATCTCGGTCATCATGTTTGCCAGTTTCAGCTGGTAAAGCTGGGTCTGCGCCAGCGGCCGGTTGAACTGCTTGCGGTCGAGGCCATAGCCGCGCGCGGCGTGCCAGCAGAACTCGGCAGCCCCCAGCACCCCCCAGCTGATGCCATAGCGCGCCCGGTTGAGGCAACCGAACGGGCCCTTCAGCCCTTCGACATGCGGCAGCAGCGCGTCCTCGCCGACCTCGACATCCTGCATCACGATCTCGCCGGTGATCGAGGCGCGCAAGCTGAGCTTGCCGCCGATCTTGGGCGCGCTCAGCCCCTTCATGCCCTTGTCGAGCACGAAGCCGCGGATCTTGCCGCCATGCGCCTCGGACTTGGCCCAGACCACGAACACATCGGCGAGGGGCGCGTTCGAGATCCACATCTTGGCGCCGTTCAGCACATAGCCGCCAGCCGTCTTGCGGGCGACGGTCTTCATGCCTGCGGGGTCGGACCCGGCGTCGGGTTCGGTCAGGCCGAAGCAGCCGATCCATTCGCCGGAGGCCAGCTTGGGCAGGTACTTGCGACGCTGCTCCTCGGACCCGTAGGCATAGATCGGATACATCACCAGGCTGGACTGCACGCTCATCATGCTGCGATAGCCGCTGTCCACCCGCTCCACCTCGCGCGCGACAAGGCCGTAGGCGACATAGCCCGCGCCAAGCCCGCCATATTCCTCGGGGATGGTCACGCCCAGCAGCCCCATCTCGCCCATCTCGGCAAAGATCGCGGGGTCGGTCATTTCCTCGCGGTAGGCGGCGATGACGCGCGGCTGCAGCTTTTCCTGCGCGTAAGCCCGGGCGCCATCGCGCAACATCCGCTCTTCCTCGGTCAGCTGGTCTTCCAGCCGGAATGCATCTTCCCAGTCGAAGCGGCCCAGATCGGGGGCGTCCTTGGCCTTGAGCTTGGGGCGATCTGCTGCTTGGGTCATGGCTGTCTCCGGGGGTTGGCGATGCGAGGGCAGGCGTCGGTTGCCCGCGCCGCGATGGTCCCTTTTAGCCCCGCCGCTTGCCGGGTTCAAATGAATAGGCTTTACAGGGTCATGATTGAAACTCATGAAGTGCCCCCGCCATGCGCCACGCCTACACGCCCACACTGCCCGAATTGCAGGCCTTCGTGCAGGCGGCAGAAACCGGGTCCACCACCCGCGCCGCCGCAGCCCTGGGGCTGACGCAAAGTGCGGTCAGCCGGTCGCTGAACAGCCTTGAGGCGCGGTTGGGGGTGCGGCTCTTTCACCGGGTGCGCCAGCGGCTGATCCTGTCGGATGCCGGGCGTGCCCTGCTGCCCGAGGCGGGGCGGATCCTCGGCGATCTCGATGCCGCGGCGCTGACGGTGATGTCCTTCGGCGGGCATTCCGAGGTGCTGCGCATTGCTGCGCTGCCGACCTTTGGCGCGGTCTGGCTGATCCCGCGGCTGCACCGCTTTGCCGCCGGCGCGCCCGAGGTGACCTTCGACATGACCGCGACGCTGGAGCCGGTGGATTTCGACCGTGCCCCGGTCGATATGGCGGTGCTGCGCGGCCCGCCGCGGCCGGGGCTGCGCTCGGCGGTGCTGGTGCCCGAACGGCTGGTGGTGGTGGCGGCGCCGGGGCTGCTGGGAGAGGAGCCGCTGGAGGACGCGGCGCTGGCGCGGCTGCCGCTGCTGCAGCAGGCGACCCGGCCGAACCTGTGGCTGGACTGGTTCCTCGATGCCGGGATGGACCCGATCACCATCCTGCGCGGCGCCCGCTTCGAGCAGTTCGGGATGGTGCTGGCCGCCGCCCGCGCCGGCATGGGGGCGGCGCTGGTGCCCGAGGTGCTGGTGGGGGCCGACCTTGCCAGCGGCGCGCTGCGCCTAGCCTCGCGCCGCTCGATGCCCGGGCGCTGGCCCTATGCGCTGAGCTGGCCCGAGCGGAGCGAGGAACGGGCGAGCTTCCGCGCCTTCCGCGACTGGCTGGTGGGGGAGGCCGGGGCAGGCTAGCGGCTGGTCCAGCGCGCGACCAGCGGCGCCAGCAGGATCACCACGAAGATCCGCAGCAGGTGATGGGCGACGACAAAGGCCACGTCCGCCCCGGCGACGATGGCGATCACCGCCATTTCCGCCTGCCCGCCGGGCAGGAAGGCCAGCAGCAGGTCCAGGGGGGGCGCGTCCGACAGCAGGCTGACCAGCCCGAACACCGCCAAGGAGATTGCTGCCAGCATCAGCGAGAAGGCAACCCCGGCGCCCACATCCACCCGCAGCTCGCGCCAGGTGATGCCGGCATATTTCGCGCCGACCGCGATGCCGATGAAGAATTGCGAGGCCATGATGACCTCGGCCGGCGGGCGGGAATGGATGATGCCCGACAGGCTGAGGCCCGCGGTCAGGATCAGCGGGCCGAGGATCGAGGCCCCGAACAGGCCGAGGCGCTCGCCGCCCTTCCAGCCGACAAGGCCCGCCAGCGCCATCAGCGCGATTTCGTAAGGCGGCACCTGGCTGAAGGGGATGCCCGGCGGCAGCGTCAGGTCGGCGTCCCAGGCCAGGTGCAGGATCACCGGCGCGGCGGTGACGATGACCAGCACGCGGGTGGCGTGGATCAGGCTCATGGCGCGCACGTCGCCCCCCGCCTCGGCGCCGAAGACCAGCATGTCCTGCAGCCCGCCCGGCATGGCGGAATAGAAGGCGGTGGGATGGTCGAAGCCCAGCCTGCGGAAGAACGGATAGCCGACCGCGCCGATCACCGCGACGAAGACCGGCACCATCGCCAGCGTCATCCCGTAGGAGGGCAGCGCGGCGAGCATCCCCGGCGTGACCGTGGCGCCGATGGCAACGCCCAGGAAGGTGCGCATGAAGATGCCCACCGCGCCCATGTCGGCCATCGGCGCGCCAGCGAGCGCGACCAGCAGGCAGGCCAGCATCGGCCCCAGCAGGAAGGGCAGCGGCAGGTTGAGGGCCACGAAGGCAAGGGCGCCGACGCCCGCGGCCAGCAGCGTGAGGAGTCGGCGGTGGGTGAGGGAGGGGGCGCGGGTCATGCGCGAAGGTGTCCGCGGTTCGGGGGGCGGATGCAAGAGGGGCAGTTACGGGGGGATGTTGATCCGGTTTGTGAAGAACGGCCCGCAAGTCCTTGGCATTCAACCGGAAACCGGCGTTCCGCCATTCGGGTGGATCACCTGCCCGGTGACATAGCTGGCATCCTCGCAGGCCAGGAACAGAAAAGCCGGTGCAATTTCATTGGGTTGCGCGGGTCTCTTCATCGGGGTGTCGCTGCCGAAGTCCCCCAGGTCCTCTTCCGGCGTCGTTTTCGGGATCAGCGGCGTCCAGACCGGCCCGGGCGCGACGCCGTTCACCCTGATGCCGCGGTCCGCAAGGTTGGCGGCGAGCGCGCGCAGCAGGCTCAGCTCGGCGCCCTTGCTGGCGGCATAGTCCATCAGCGTCGCATGGCCGCGATAGGCATTGACCGAGGTGGTGCAGATCACCGAGGCGCCGCGGGACAGGTGCGGCAGGGCCGCCTGCACCAGCCACAGATAGCCGAAGACATTGGTGCGGAAGAGCGCCTCCACCTGATCCTCGGTGATCTTCAGCACGTCCTCCTGCAGGGTCTGGATGCTGGCATTGCAGACCAGCACGTCCAGCCGGCCGAAGCGGTCCACCGTCGCCTTCACCGCTGCGAAGCACGAGCCGCGATCCGCCGCGTCGAACTGCAGCACCAGCACTTCGCCGCCCTCGGCGCGGGCCTCGGCTTCGACCTCGCGCGCCTCGGCCTCGTCGCTGTGCCAGGGGATCACCACGCTGGCGCCCTCGCGTGCGAAGAGCCGCACCACGGCGCGGCCGATGCCCGAGGCGCCGCCGGACACGAAGGCGACGCGGCCGGCAAGGCGGCCCGAGCCGGGATAGCGGGGGGTGAAGTCGGCGGGGCTGTCGCGGTCCATGCGGGGCTCCTCGTGCGGGGATGCCGGAACAGCGGCGGGGCGGGCAAAAAGTTCCCGGCGAAATGTTGCGCGGGGGCCGGAACAAACGGCCCCCGCAGCCGGTTCTTGACGGACCGGCGCTGCCCTTCCGGCGCCGGCAGTTCCCCCCGCTTCGGAGTGCCGCCCTTGACCGACGCCCCCGCCGATCCGCCCGCCCTGATGACTGGCGAGAGGCTGCATTTTCCGCGCAGCTGGGGGGTGGAGCCGCTGGGGGACGGGCGCTGGCGGTTCGGCCTTTGGGCGCCTTCGGCGGGGGCGGTGGCGGTGCGGGTGGGCGAGACTGACACGCCCTTGCAGCGCGGCCCCGACGGCTTCTGGCGCGGCGCGTCGGCGGCGGAGACGGGCGCGGAGTATGGCTTTGTCATCGACGGCGCCTTCCGCCCCGACCCTGCGGCTCGGGCGCAGGTGAGGGATGTGCATGGGCCGTCCTTGCTCGTCGATCCGCGGGGCTTTCGCTGGCAGCAGCCCTGGGCCGGGCGACCCTGGGAAGAGGCGGTGATCTATGAATTGCACATCGGCACCTTTACCGCTGAGGGCACCTTTGCCGCCGCCGCAGCCCGCCTGCCGGATCTGGCGCGGCTGGGGATCACCGCCATCGAGATCCTGCCGGTGGGGCAGTTTTCCGGCCGGCATGGCTGGGGCTATGATGGGGTTCTGCCCTATGCGCCGCACCGGGACTATGGCAGCCCGGACGATCTGAAGGCGCTGGTCGCGGCGGCGCAGGATCTGGGCATCATGGTGCTGCTGGACGCGGTCTATAACCATTTCGGCCCCGATGGCGCCTATCTGCACGCCTATGCGCCGGAATTCTTCGACAAGCAGCGCCACACGCCCTGGGGCGCAGGCATCGACTATGCCGATCCGCCGGTGCGGACGTTCTTCATCGAGAATGCACTGTACTGGCTGACCGAATACCGGCTGGATGGGCTGCGGCTGGACGCGACCGACCAGATTGAAGACCCCTCGGACCCCGAACTGCTGGTGGAGCTGGCGCAACGGGTGCGGGCGGCGGGGTTCGACCGGCCGATCCACCTGACCACCGAGGACAACCGCAACATCACCCGCCTGCATGAGCCCGAGGCGGGCCTGTATACCGCCGAGTGGAACGACGATTACCACCACGCCATCCACTGCCTGCTGACCGGTGAGGACGAGGCCTATTATGCGCCCTATGCCGTCGATCCGATGGCCGATCTGTGCGTGGCGCTGGACTGCGGCTTTGTCGAGCAGGGCCAGCCGCGACCGGGGACGGACAAGCTGCGCGGCGAGCCCTCGGGGCATCTGCCCTGGCCCAGCTTCATCAACTTCAACCAGAACCATGACCAGACCGGCAACCGCGCCCTGGGCGAACGGCTGGCGGCGCTGGTGGAGGACGCGCCCTTGCAGGTCGCCCATGCACTGCTGCTCTGCGCGCCGTTCACGCCCTTGCTGTTCATGGGCGAGGAAGAGGGCTCGCGCGCGCCGTTCCTGTTCTTTGCCGATTTCACCGGCGATCTGGCGGCAGCGCTGCACGAGGGCCGCGCCCGGGAATTCGCCGGGTTCCGGGGCTTTGCCGAGCGCGCCCCCGATCCGCTGGACCCCGCCACCCGCGATGCCTCGCGCCCCTTTGCCGAGAGCGGAACGCCGCGGGCGGCGGCGTGGCGGGCGCTGACGGCGCGGCTGCTGGCATTTCGGACCGGGCGGGTCGTGCCGCTGTTGAAGTCGGGGCGGGCGGGTGATCCGGTTGTCACGCGCAGCGGCGAGCGGGCGCTGCGGGCGGAATGGCCCTTCGCGGCGGGGCGGCTGATCGTTGCGGCGCGGTTCGGGCCGGATGCGGGCATGGAGGCGCAGGCGCGCGCGCCGGACTTGGCGTTCGGGTCGGATGGCGCGGGGTTTGCGGCTTGGGTGGTGGTGTAATGGTGACGGGGGGCAGGGCGATGGGCAGGATCCCGGTGACGGCGACATATCGGCTGCAGCTGCGTGGCGGGGTCGGCTTTGCCGAGGCCGAGGCGATCCTGCCCTATCTGCGCGGGCTGGGGATCAGCCATCTGTTCCTGTCGCCGGTGCAGCTGGCGCGGGAGGGGTCGACCCACGGCTATGACATCACCGATCCCACGCGGATCGACCCGGTTCTGGGCGGGCGCGAGGGGTTTTCCCGGCTGGCGGCGGCGGCGCGGGGGCAGGGAATGGGGCTGATCCTTGACCTGGTGCCGAACCATATGGCGTTTGACGTGGAAACGCCCTGGCTCGCGGATGTGATGCGGCATGGCCAGGACAGCCGGTTCGCGCGGCATTTCGATATCGACTGGGCCTCGGCTGG belongs to Frigidibacter mobilis and includes:
- a CDS encoding glycosyltransferase family 2 protein — protein: MENGIIDATRAPGAAVTMVKNDHFFLRRWLAYYGAQFGRENLFVLSHGNDPEIREIAVGANVINVPYDPTRTKFDRRRWELLSNFTNGLLRYYTWVLCGDVDEVVLVDPAVAPDLLTYLNGIPSRQMPQVACPLGLEIIHNPTLEPLPLDDGASVLSRRRLFRLNANYSKPCLTRVPLMFSPGGHSCSINRRGVDPNLYLIHLRFVSHDITLARLESRRQMKAQEAETTEGKPRRSIWERDAESYLALSRLEPVAETVDFTEFRRRMVDEKREVTPGGHWFFGGGRSKELYRLPERFTGLV
- a CDS encoding acyl-CoA dehydrogenase produces the protein MTQAADRPKLKAKDAPDLGRFDWEDAFRLEDQLTEEERMLRDGARAYAQEKLQPRVIAAYREEMTDPAIFAEMGEMGLLGVTIPEEYGGLGAGYVAYGLVAREVERVDSGYRSMMSVQSSLVMYPIYAYGSEEQRRKYLPKLASGEWIGCFGLTEPDAGSDPAGMKTVARKTAGGYVLNGAKMWISNAPLADVFVVWAKSEAHGGKIRGFVLDKGMKGLSAPKIGGKLSLRASITGEIVMQDVEVGEDALLPHVEGLKGPFGCLNRARYGISWGVLGAAEFCWHAARGYGLDRKQFNRPLAQTQLYQLKLANMMTEISLGLQASLRVGRLMDAAEAAPEMISLVKRNNCGKALEIARMSRDMHGGNGIQEDFQIMRHMVNLETVNTYEGTHDVHALILGRAITGLQAFF
- a CDS encoding LysR substrate-binding domain-containing protein; amino-acid sequence: MRHAYTPTLPELQAFVQAAETGSTTRAAAALGLTQSAVSRSLNSLEARLGVRLFHRVRQRLILSDAGRALLPEAGRILGDLDAAALTVMSFGGHSEVLRIAALPTFGAVWLIPRLHRFAAGAPEVTFDMTATLEPVDFDRAPVDMAVLRGPPRPGLRSAVLVPERLVVVAAPGLLGEEPLEDAALARLPLLQQATRPNLWLDWFLDAGMDPITILRGARFEQFGMVLAAARAGMGAALVPEVLVGADLASGALRLASRRSMPGRWPYALSWPERSEERASFRAFRDWLVGEAGAG
- a CDS encoding AbrB family transcriptional regulator; this encodes MTRAPSLTHRRLLTLLAAGVGALAFVALNLPLPFLLGPMLACLLVALAGAPMADMGAVGIFMRTFLGVAIGATVTPGMLAALPSYGMTLAMVPVFVAVIGAVGYPFFRRLGFDHPTAFYSAMPGGLQDMLVFGAEAGGDVRAMSLIHATRVLVIVTAAPVILHLAWDADLTLPPGIPFSQVPPYEIALMALAGLVGWKGGERLGLFGASILGPLILTAGLSLSGIIHSRPPAEVIMASQFFIGIAVGAKYAGITWRELRVDVGAGVAFSLMLAAISLAVFGLVSLLSDAPPLDLLLAFLPGGQAEMAVIAIVAGADVAFVVAHHLLRIFVVILLAPLVARWTSR
- a CDS encoding SDR family oxidoreductase, with translation MDRDSPADFTPRYPGSGRLAGRVAFVSGGASGIGRAVVRLFAREGASVVIPWHSDEAEAREVEAEARAEGGEVLVLQFDAADRGSCFAAVKATVDRFGRLDVLVCNASIQTLQEDVLKITEDQVEALFRTNVFGYLWLVQAALPHLSRGASVICTTSVNAYRGHATLMDYAASKGAELSLLRALAANLADRGIRVNGVAPGPVWTPLIPKTTPEEDLGDFGSDTPMKRPAQPNEIAPAFLFLACEDASYVTGQVIHPNGGTPVSG
- the treZ gene encoding malto-oligosyltrehalose trehalohydrolase — protein: MTDAPADPPALMTGERLHFPRSWGVEPLGDGRWRFGLWAPSAGAVAVRVGETDTPLQRGPDGFWRGASAAETGAEYGFVIDGAFRPDPAARAQVRDVHGPSLLVDPRGFRWQQPWAGRPWEEAVIYELHIGTFTAEGTFAAAAARLPDLARLGITAIEILPVGQFSGRHGWGYDGVLPYAPHRDYGSPDDLKALVAAAQDLGIMVLLDAVYNHFGPDGAYLHAYAPEFFDKQRHTPWGAGIDYADPPVRTFFIENALYWLTEYRLDGLRLDATDQIEDPSDPELLVELAQRVRAAGFDRPIHLTTEDNRNITRLHEPEAGLYTAEWNDDYHHAIHCLLTGEDEAYYAPYAVDPMADLCVALDCGFVEQGQPRPGTDKLRGEPSGHLPWPSFINFNQNHDQTGNRALGERLAALVEDAPLQVAHALLLCAPFTPLLFMGEEEGSRAPFLFFADFTGDLAAALHEGRAREFAGFRGFAERAPDPLDPATRDASRPFAESGTPRAAAWRALTARLLAFRTGRVVPLLKSGRAGDPVVTRSGERALRAEWPFAAGRLIVAARFGPDAGMEAQARAPDLAFGSDGAGFAAWVVV